AGAAAAAGTTCCTTCAGTGGGGCATACCtctatattaatatattaaattcaCTTATGACCATTTTCTGGCACTGAGACCAGCTTGTATGTAAGAGCCTCTCTCCGTGCTATTCAAGTCTGTCACCTGCTGAAACAGAAGGACCATATCCAAGCCACCTATTAAGAACGATCATTGGCCTACTCTAATTCCTGATCCATGCCCAGGAATTGGCTGGGAGGGTGTGAACTGGCCCAGTTCAAAACCGTTCCAGGGACTAGTATAGGCAGTTGAGTTTCAAGTCCTGGGTTTGCTTCCTGGCACAGtttattttatctgtattttgtaTAGGCATGTCTTATGAAGCATATCATATCTTTTAATCTCTCATACAAAGACATGGAAGAAGCAATGACTGTAAATTAaaactacagaaatacaaatcaaaCCCACAAATTTGAAACGAGGTGACGAACCACTGAAACGAGCTGTAAACTCAGCATCTCTTAATGTCTTCTCTTGTTGTCAAGGTAGGACAGTCTGCTGCAGCACATGCACAAGGCAAGTAAAAATTACTGGTCTCAGGAAGGATAGCAGGGTAAACAGTAGATTACCAGATAGCCTAATAATCCCTACTGGGGATAAATTACCTAGAAAAATCATATGTAAAAGTATCATTTGCTTCTTGTGTTGCATGATTATTAGATATAATTATGCATCCATTCATTTTATGGAAGCACCTTAAATCAGAATTTGCCATATGACTTGCTCATTAAGCTGACATGCATATTCTAAGGCTGTGTTTTGACATTTAACAACAGGCAGAAAAGGAGGACACCTTTCTCAGGACTGGCAGGAAATGTTCAAGGAGGCATACTTGTGTTCAAGGCAGGGCAGCAGTTTGTGCCAAACTCTTTAAGTCAAGAAGCACATCCTCAGCCAACTCCCTCCTGACACTGGCCAGGACTTATATGATGTAAGGTTAGGCAGAACTGTATCATCTTTCAAATCTCCAGACtgcaaacattttctatttgcttttgctAATTCTCATGCATTTTCATGTTGAATGGCCCTTGAGCTCTGTGTTTGTTACTGAGAGATGTACCTGGATATTAcatattaataaagaaaatgttcccAAATTTTCTATTGGAATCTTCGTCTCTCAATGGGACCTGTGAGCTCTGTGGAGCTCATACATACCTAGAGGACTATTTTTCTTCCGGTTATCCTCTAGAAAAAATATGCTCAAACTCTTGTTGCACTTTTCCACTGGTTCAGTTTAGCAGCCTGTAGCCTGGAGCTATGGATACAAAATATTAGCTATTAAACTGTCACAACTTGTAACAAGCAGCAGTAGCCATTGCTTGAGAGACATTTAAGGAGGGtttattaaatacttttaaagcaTACAACAGTctcttttcaaaaggaaagggattttttaaGTTATATTACATTATACtggaaaaatcaaactgaaacaTGTCCCATAGAATAAAGCTCCTAATTAGGGCTCAGCTGGCATTTCTGGTGATCCACCATCTCCTAAAATACAAGTCTGTTCACAGAATTTTATTGGTATGAAATTTGTTCTCCTATCTTTGTCTGTGCTGTTGGATATGCTAACTGATTGTGGCAGAAGAAGTCAAATACAGGGCAGCAGGGGTAGCTAAGTGTACCGTGTGGTCTCTGTACAACTCAGGGCATTATATCGTGTACTCTGAAGCCAGCTgcattttcagagcagaattttGGATATGTGTTGTCTTGGTCTAACTCAGTCTTGGTCCAGAGCTTAAGGTTTAACCCTAGAAATTTCTTATTTGTGACAGACTATATCCTATCCCTATTTATGCCACTTAAACGTTAGGTTTTAACATGTTTCTGAAGCAGTTAACACACAGAGTCATACATTTGTCAAGTCCTGAAGAAATCAGCCTTGCAATTTAGAACTGGTCTATCTTCAAGTTCACCTTATAGAAAACGTTGACTGTGGTTTTAACTTTTTCAGCAAAACGTGTTCCTGAGCAGATACCCTTTGACAACAATGGCTAGGTGTATTTGGGACCGTTTGGGTAGTCTCTTACTTCCTGAGAAGTCTGACTGAGTGCATGGCTAGTGGTACAGATACTGGCCCCTGGCCTGAACAGCAATTGATGGAGTGTTTGCGAAATAGATATTAGAGAATGATAACATTTTAAAGGTACAGGCTTAGataccaaaaaggaaaaaaacattaaataggACTTTAAAGCTCTATGCAAGATAATGATCAAAACGCCTCTATCTCCTTACCTGTgtcatttttagtttttttttctctccatgttTGTCTGTCACGATGATCTCTGTTTCTAATTCCTTGCAGATATCTCAGTCAGTCTGTTAGCAGTAGTCGTCAGCTTCTGCGGGCTCGCCCTGCTGGTAGTCTCgctttttgtcttttggaaGTTGTGTTGGCCCTGGTGGAGAAGCAAACCTCCCACTTCCAATGCCAGTAATGTCCCTCAGAGCAACTCCAGTGCTCCTACAGAGGTTTTGGAGACGAGTGAGAAAAAGgaagttaaagaaaatgggaaacCTACAACAAAGGTACTTGAAGCTGCATTGAAAATTAGCCACACTTCACCCGATATACCAGCAGAGGTCCAGAACGCACTGAAAGAGCATCTGATCAGACATGCACGCATGCAGAGGCAGATCACTGAGCCCACTTCATCATCAAGGTAAGTCAGGGGCACTCGCGTTTGTAGCACATTTCCTGGGACCAGACAGAGCCAGAACACTCTGCTGAAAATTTCCAGGATCCTGGATTATTCACTGACTTCTTAGCAGTTATGGGTAAAAAAGCAGTCATGTGAAGGCGAAGCCTCAGTGTCCTTTGAACAGAATATTCTGAAACATATGGTGTATCTTCAGTTACATCATCAAATCTATGTCTTCTACTATTTTGTAAATACATATGTTACAActttcagcatttccattttagGTTTTTATGTATAGGAAAATctatttcagtgttattttttaaagtactgcAAGTCTGGCttttcacagatattttttataGATTCAGCAGTTGCTTTTGCAGATGAAAGTTTCCCTCTCCACTAAATAAATGACAGATTTGTTGTTCATGGCGTGTTTCTTTAAGACATGGTTTGCCACTTATAAAGGAATTAAAATCCCAGTCTAAGAATGTAGATTCTTATGGACTGATCTTAAAGCAGTACAGATTTTATACAGATCCTTAAATAAATTACAAGAATGTAGCATTGCTGAAGTGGCTTGTTTTGTATTAAAGTGGAGGACACAAACTTATATTTTGTCTCAGATACTGCTTTATATTGAAAAGTAGTGAAGATGTGTGCAGTGACCTATAGTTTCAAACAAGATTTTCTTCAAATACTGTCAGCAAATTTAATGCACGGAAAACAAACAGTGAACTGCAAAGATCACTTTctatatcagaaaaaaaaaaggaactgaatgTTTTATAAACAAAGAATGGGAAAATGAAGGCTGAGGGAGGCACCTGAAGTGTTGCATAATACCATAAGTAAGAATACAAATACTGTATAAAAAGTAGCTTTCCCTCAATAAAACATTTGCTACATGAACACATactaccaaaggaaaaaaaaaaaaagctcacatCACAATAACCATTGGAGGCACAAGACTGGAGAAGACACGTGCTTTACATGTAGCAGGCACATACTTTGCTGGCCTTCTGTGAGTCCCCGAGACAGCATTTTGCTAGCTCAGTGCTCTCACTGCGGGGGTGAGTGCTGAAGTGCTTTTTCCCAGCTATTCCAACAGTGTGGAACAGCCAACGGCCAACCACAGGAGGCTCCCAAAAATGAGAGCGCTCCAGCCAGGGAAGGTCTAACTGACTTTAGCAACTGAACCATCTCCTGAATTATGAGACTGTACAGCTGGCTTTAAGCCACATTGCCCTGGCTATGCCTGGCTCCAGCTACTGTATCCATCTGCTAAGAGAGGGAGCACAGTATCAAAGCCATTCTGAGGAATGTCTCCAAAATACTGGGAAGACAACTTTGAAATTGTAACTGTTACACTAAACACAGAGGGACCAAAATTGATACAGCTTAGCATGACAAAGATACTACACAACTCGCTATTAGCTAATAGGATATTAATTGGAAGAGTTTTATCCATCATGTACCAACAGGTAAATCTGTAGGTAATCAGTCTGTCTGACTTCCTgaacagacagaagaaatagCTGGCTGGCAAATGGACTTGAATAGTCCCTGTGGTACTATAGGGGAAGAAAGGAGTTCCAGGGACATGATCCAGATCTGCTTCAGGCTGTGAAAGTATTCCCGCAGACCTCTAGAGTGATTTGGACTGGGATCtaaatgcatataaaatatCCATGAAGCCAAGGAcagttttacaaaattaaaacgTGCCATCAATCCTACTCCTTCTGCTCATGTTGGTAACTTTCTAaggaagctttttctttttattatctcTAGATTATCAGAGTTAAATCTCTCCTGAGAGGGACAGTTCCTTTGCCTTGAGTAACCCTGGTTGTCCCAGCTTAGCCAATTAATAGCAGGGTGTTTGATCACCTTCCTTTACAGTTTGCTGAAAATCTCTGCACCCTTGCTACAAAGCACGTTTAGAATGAGATGCATCTTAAAAATTACCCAGAAATGGTCCTGTGtttgtaaatgcattttttctgtaCTCCTGCCTTCCTTAAGTGAGTCTTAACCTTCTGACAGCCCTGTTAATTATTGTTGCCAAGAATATCATGTATAAGATGAAGACTGGACATTTAGACCAGCTTTCTGGATTATTCGTCCATTGTGTCGCAGAATGTTGGATCACAAAAAGACTAAAAACTGTCTCTGGTGTCCTTCATTGGGGACCTCTAAATAAAGGGGAGCCATTAGCAGACACAGATGTAGCATAACTTTCTCTTGCACGACCTTCAGTGCAGCACTGCTTCATTGTACTCAGGAGTCCTGAGTGGCACAAATGCACCATCTCCTAGCTGTATGCTGTTGACAAAGGACCTAAGATAAATGTTTGCTGTCTGGGTTGTATCCTCTACACTGATCTTACCTGAGCTGGGGCAAAGAAAAGGGTTGTAAGCAGTTCTGTTAGGTTCTGGCAGCCATCAGctcttaataaaagaaatagaataattttaagtcattttaattaaagcatAAGGATTTTAAGAAGCCATTCAgagcaataataaaaatgtgcCTGATCACTTTTTATAGACTGTACATTTAACATGAAGACACGTTAGTGTAGGGAAATGATGAATTTCTGCTTAATCAAAACTCTATCATTTTCATAGTTCCCAATAATACGAAAGACTtgcttgctaaaaaaaaagctctttagTCCTTGATCCCAATTAAGCAGTAAACTACGATAGAAGGATAAAAGTCCTGCATCAGTGGTGTTCATTTACAAGCATTTTGCTCTGTATTATTGAGAACCAGTCTTCCCAGTGCTTTGTGAAAGTGTTCTGTAATAGAGTTGATTGCTTCTATgatatttcttccttcaaatGTTCACCTGTATTTTCAAAGGGCATGCTTTTTGCTCTTTAGCATTAGGTGGGAGAGGAGCTTGTCATTCAGCTCTGCAAAGACTAAGTCGGTTCCCAAGGGACACAAAGGCAAAAGTGAGGTGCTTGGGAATGTTAAGGTTAAAGAAGAACACGCAGGTCTGTTGACTGTAGTGATTGCAAGGAGGAGACAGCAGCCTCTGTTCTCTCTAAATACCACAAGTGCTGGTATCCCTTCCTGGATTTGGTCCAAAAGATCGGTCTGATGTCATCTAGGAAAGCTAATCCAAAGCACCCCTCATAAATCCCAAGTCATATCATAAATCAGCACcctgtctttctcttttgtcttaTATATGGCAATCTTACTGAGTTAGAAATCAGCTTCATACTATCATTATTCCTATGCAAGCACAATTTTATGTTAGAGATTTACACAGAGATTTACTGTCActcaaaatgtatttgttcttaAGTTATGGAAGGCATGTCTGTTACAGGACTGCTATGTAAGAAGCAGTAGGAGTTGAAGTAACCTGATTTGCACATGTGAGTAGCTTTGCAGCATTTTCACAACCTGGTTGCCTGACATCCTTGTACTTCATTATCACAGCCATTAATTCCTTTGTTACTGCAGAACAAAGGGAGATAAATATGTTGCCATGACAACAATGAAGCATCTTAATAATTAACAGACCAATTAGCTGTCTTGGTGAAATGCTGTGACTCAGAACAGATTCTAGGCGCTATGTAATTAGGACTTCAGCTTACTAGAGCAAAAGAGCTGCTGGTTCCCACGGGGAACAGCCATACAGCTGCGCTGTTTTGCTTAGTGACATCTCGCAACAATGACTATGTTCACTAGAGGATCTTAACGCGTAAAGTTCGAAAATTTGAAAGAAGATTGGTACCTTAGAAATCATAGATTTGGGGTTTTATATGTTACTCTTACAAGTATTAACACAGATCTTCATAAATGCAAGAGTAGTCGAGGAAAAGAGAATTTGTCGTGTATCTGTTTCCACTCAAACGGGAAATGCCATACAGTCAGCTTCACTGTTTCCCCTGCATAGGCAGTTTTCCCTCCTGCTTGTCTATGGCAGGGTTTGAACACGATTATCTGGGCATCTCAGTACTACAGCTGCAGGTGTGAGGAGAACTCAGGAACGCCAGGTTTCATTCAGACAGATAAAAGTAGCAGTAGCACAAGTCTTCCTGGACTTCATTATGAGTAAAAGATACTAGAGAGCTACTACCTAAATTGCCGCATGCCCAAATGTTTTTTGCCACTACATTACGGGTGGAGTTCAGTTCCTTCCCTGTGTTTAGCACACCTACGAGGCTAGACTTCTCAGAGGACAAAGGCACAAGGACAGCCCTGAAACTCCCTGAAGACAATATTGTACTGGTCTGACTAGTTAGGACCTTTCCACTCCTCACTCCATTCCAATGTGGACATTGTATACTATGAATTCGTGGAGTTTTAACgtttaacagaaaagaaaatctttcaacTTGTCTgtctgtaaaaaaagaaaggtagaaTGTGTTGTGAGAGGGGTGTATTGTTCATCTAAATTTTAGATGAAAACACCTGGATTTTTTGGAGCTACTTCAAATCTAGACTATGAAAGTTCTCCTTCCCCTGTTCCTGTGTATTGCTCCCTGCACCTACCAGTACTGAAACAGCCAAAAGGGGAAACACTCTTGTCTATTGTTTACTGGCTGCAGATTACCCTCTATCTCTGCTCAGCTGAACTGCAGTAGTTCTGTACTTCGTGCCTTCTGCAACCACTTCACTTacagcaaaaatacaaataatatctATGAAATTAGTACTGGTTGCTTTCAAATGGACaatttgcatttctgatttaaagaaagaagcacACAGCTGTGACACCTCTTGTTTTCAGAACACAACACCACAGGGTAACCAAGCAATAAGGCAAAGCTGCATTTGGCATTAATAAGCAATTGATtgcaaaaagcagaggaaattctgacaattaaattgttttttaatgacaacTAAGTATGCTCGCAGGAGGAGTTAGTAAGCTTTGCCAGTACAGATTGTTGGGGTAGTGAAGTATCaaggaaatgtgaaaatgtcCAAAAAATAAACTGGACAGTCTAGTCATAATGGCATCCTGTGATGATTAATTCTATGAAGCTTTTTGACCAGTGTTTTTATACTGCTGTAAGGCTGCATGGCATACCAGCTGTTTGATTTCACTCTAGGTAGGAAAGGCACAAATTTACATTGACATTCATGAGTCAAGACAAGCCCATAAATACATATGCAACACTGGATTCAGGATTACAAGGATTTAAACATGTTGTTTCTTGGTAGGAGTACAGGAATCAGCTTTCTAATACACTACACTGCAGAGCGTgagaacagagggaaaaaaaccctaccgCGGAAAAATGTTGACCAAAATTTTGAAAGGTATTGCAGCCAGAAGAAGTGTTCCCAGTATGACTGGAGAAGGCAGCCTGTACCTCAGTGTAGCAAATACCAAGCAGGTGTATATAAAACGTTCAAGGATGGCAAAGCACTATGCTGAAAACCTCCAGACATAGCTCTGCATGGCCTTTTCAGGCCTTTCACAGTGATCAGTGTGAAGCATGGCAAATATTTAATTGTAAGACCACCAAGGGTTGCCTCCAAAACGAGGAAGTACTGATGACAATTCTGCAAGGGATCTTTTTTCTGCCTGACTATACTTTACTCAGGCCCTAGCACAGTGGGATCAACAGTGTTGAAACTGTCAGCTTGTTCTGTGAAAGAACCTGAATTCAGTTTCAGCTGCATAGCCTGAAAATGAGgctataaatatatgtattgcCAGGACACTGGGTGTTTCTCAGGCCAAGAAGTTCTTTCTGAATGATCATTTCCTCTCAAGGATGTtttaacatttgcaaaacattttgggggagattattttaaaattattttaaagagaggAGCCTTTACTAATTTGATCTTCTTGTATTTTCTACTTAGTAATAGCCAGGTCTTTTCCCAGAGATAACCATGGCTCATTttttatgtgtatgtgtgtgtgtgcaggcacAATTCTTTCAGGAGGCACTTGCCAAGACAGATGCAAGTGTCCAGTGTTGATTTTAACATGGGAACAGATCCAATTTTGCAAAGGGGAGAGACAACAACCAGCATTGGGAGAATAAAACCGGAACTCTACAAACAGAAGTCTGTGGATTCTGATGGGCAACAAGAAGATCTAAAAACATGTGGAAAACTTAACTTCACTCTCCGGTTTGATTATGAGAATGAACTTCTGGCTGTCACAATTGTCAAAGCCTTAGATCTGCCTGCTAAAGACTTCACAGGAACATCTGACCCCTACGTTAAGATTTATCTGCTTCCAGATaggaaaaagaagtttcagACACGAGTTCACAGAAAGACATTAAATCCTGTCTTTgatgaaacatttcagtttccTGTAGCCTATGATCAACTCAGCAACAGGAAATTGCATTTCAGTGTTTATGATTTTGACAGATTTTCTAGACATGACATGATTGGGGAAGTTATTCTTGATAACCTTTTTGAAGTCTCAGATCTCTCCAGGGAAGCCAATGTATGGAAAGACATCCACTGTGCCACCACAGTAAGTAATGTGTTCCAAAAGCGTTAAtgtgatattttcatttctcttttataGTTTGTGGCAGAGCATCCTGTTTATCAGCAgagtctggaagaaaaaaaaaaaaaaagttgtcaatattttcctttgagcATAGAGAATAAGATGCTTAGGAAGCTATAAAATTTAATTACTAAAAAATCTTCCAGGAACATATCGTCACCCTTATGGCTCACTGTGCAAATATAAATTAGGTTTGTTAATTAAATAGTACATCATGAAAGTCACTGCTTAACAAGAACAATTAACATTTTCCTGTTAGCAAAATACCTTGTCCTTCAAAATGACCATCTATTAAGGAACAGGACCTGTCCTGCTCTTGTTAGCAGATTTTTGTATGTATGTTGGGAATCTtgtgaaggaagagagagaggctAAAAATGCTTGAAGTCTAAAATGTTCTTTGCTGGCTGCCCTGTGCTTAGGTCACCAGTAGATGTATCTGTGTTGCTGTTGGTTGCTAGCAAAACTGAAGAGGCACCAGCAAGTAGAAttcagaaatagaaattatttgtttattgtTGCAAGCAAGAAAAGGAGGCCCGTGCATGGATGACAGGATGCATGACAGGCTACCAGTGGGAAAAACACCAGTCTCCAACACTGTCTTTATTAACCTTGAAATCCAAGCTCATCTTCCCTGGCTGGAATttgagggaaacaaaaaaaattaaatggtgGGGTGTGTTGGGGTTgggtttctttggttttgggtttgggtttttttaactgctaTGCTATTTATATAGAAGTTTTCCTGTCCCTTGTTCTGTAGAGATATCCAAAACAGTCTGAGTCATCCCTAGGTTTGAGCATGGGCTGGACTTCCACAGCGGGGATAAACAGAGGACAGAGCAGTACTAGACACTGCTTCAGTGACAGAAGCTTCATACCATCCGTTCCATAGAGTCAGAGACTTCTCGTGCCTCTTTTCCCATATGTTTTCATGCTGTTCATACCTGCTAGACAGGGAAATCTAGATCTGCATGACTAGCAGGACGAAGAGGACTGGTATTTCCTCACCAGTTTAAGCATAAGCAATGTGTTTcctaaggaaagagaaatattagGGAGCGGAGCATAGTGGAGACAGTTTTCGAATGTGAATTCACAAAAAcagctatttattttaactgctgGGTCTACCAAACTGGCCTGAACAGCCTCCGACACACCTTCAGAAAACCGCATCTGTGTATGCTTAGTTCGATCCAGCTCAGATTTCAGGTAATTTTAAGAACCGTGTTCTCAAGCTTACAATTGAATCTGTGTTTAAGGTCTTGGAATAATAGCCcagtaacaattttttttaatttcttctagcTTTGATATGATCTTTAATACTTTAGTAATGATTTAAATGCTCACTGGTCTTTTGCAACAGATGTGTGTGTGAGATTTTTAGCTGATAACTAGAATGGTTTCAGCAAATTAGAATCCCTGGTCTGATCATCATTGGTTTTGAGCAGATTGAAATGCCATACCAAATTATGCAGTTGTGAGAGATACTAATATACATCtggatgaaaatatttgctaatCTTGGCGCTGAATTCTAATTCAAGTTTCTTCCTCACTAAGGGTTAGTACATGCAGTTATAGGGCTTCATTCACTCTGCTGGTGTTTTACTGTGTATGAAGTTTAAGAGAAAGCATGATGTTTTTggatttcagcttttcagccaGTATAGTTTACAGTATTCCCTGTGTGTGAATAAATTGTCTCCACTTAAAGCATTAACAATAAACACATAAAATTGAGATACCTTTGAGTATTGGGTGACCACATCAGCTTTCACAAGCCTTACACTATTCTCAGCAAGTTATGGAAGAAACTGGTTGAATTGATTTTTCCTGGTAAAATAAAACCATCCTGTAAGATGTCCTGTTACTATATGTGCAGTGTGCTGCCTTGTGTTTTACTCCAGCTGTTTCACGTAGATTAAAATTGGTTACTAATAAAGGTTTCTAGTCCTGCCATTTCAGAAACTGTAAGATGGGGGAGCCAATCCTGCACAGCAATAAACTGTGCATAAGTTGTTAATCAATGGGGAATTATACTCTTAAGCACCAGATCTAAATTTTACCAAAATCACTAACTAGCAATTAAATAACTAACAAATGCTTGCCAGAGTCAATTGGACTTGGATTTAGCCTTGAAGAAAAAGATACAGCTGGTTCTACAATTAGTGAAAAATAACTGTACTCCAGGCAAGCATGCTTTGGTGTTCATAAAgaatctttaaaatacaaactggCTGTCTCGGTGGGAAGGTCCTTACTTACACAGTAGAGCATAGGGACCAAGATGCCATTCAGCAAATACATTTCTCCcatgctttttccttcttcacctctgctctgttttgttgCATGTGCTGTGAATTTTTTCAGCCTCTTGTTCAGACATGCTTCCTACACCCAGTGGTTTGCTCACGCTGTTGCTAAATGATAAATGGTAAAGAAGGGTAGAAGTGATAGATGAAAGGATTGAtccaaaagttaaaaaaacacagcagaagtaGCCTCCCCTCAGCTTTGAGTCCTTTACATTTCTTCCATAAGTCAAAAATTTTCTATTCAGAAGGTAGAGTTAGGGTATAAATCATTCCTATTACCTGCTTGGAAAGAACCTGTTTTTATGACACAAGGCTCTACAGTCTCAAGGTTGAACATGTACTAGACAGATTTACCAAGCAAATGGACTGCAACATTTTACCAGAGAAGGAAGCTGCCACAGGAGATCGTGAGATTCTCTGCTATGCAAAGACTCTCTATC
Above is a genomic segment from Nyctibius grandis isolate bNycGra1 chromosome 5, bNycGra1.pri, whole genome shotgun sequence containing:
- the SYT10 gene encoding synaptotagmin-10 codes for the protein MSFPGEDGVGSLCHKALQIISELCLGGQVEREKCAGIFPLETARQGIGATDISVSLLAVVVSFCGLALLVVSLFVFWKLCWPWWRSKPPTSNASNVPQSNSSAPTEVLETSEKKEVKENGKPTTKVLEAALKISHTSPDIPAEVQNALKEHLIRHARMQRQITEPTSSSRHNSFRRHLPRQMQVSSVDFNMGTDPILQRGETTTSIGRIKPELYKQKSVDSDGQQEDLKTCGKLNFTLRFDYENELLAVTIVKALDLPAKDFTGTSDPYVKIYLLPDRKKKFQTRVHRKTLNPVFDETFQFPVAYDQLSNRKLHFSVYDFDRFSRHDMIGEVILDNLFEVSDLSREANVWKDIHCATTESIDLGEIMFSLCYLPTAGRMTLTVIKCRNLKAMDITGASDPYVKVSLMCEGRRLKKRKTTTKKNTLNPVYNEAIIFDIPPENVDQVSLSIAVMDYDRVGHNEVIGVCRTGIDAEGLGRDHWNEMLAYPRKPITHWHPLVELPGRATSFDSQGSCSSPKPPLTP